One Trichoderma asperellum chromosome 5, complete sequence genomic region harbors:
- a CDS encoding uncharacterized protein (EggNog:ENOG41~TransMembrane:1 (i41-62o)) has protein sequence MAQTLEQRRRNAKFVKDQEARRGKSEEQIKKRTKEAPKSPISMFWLVMLGFVIFGGLVFEALSRFFGL, from the exons ATG GCCCAAACCCTCGAGCAGCGACGGCGCAACGCCAAGTTCGTCAAGGACCAGGAAGCTCGCAGAGGCAAGTCGGAGGAGCAGATCAAGAAGCGCACCAAGGAAGCTCCCAAGTCGCCCATTTCCATGTTCTGGCTCG TCATGCTTGGtttcgtcatcttcggcgGACTTGTGTTCGAAGCCTTGTCGCGCTTCTTCGGCCTGTAA
- a CDS encoding uncharacterized protein (EggNog:ENOG41) produces the protein MNPSSALRVLRQRCPSAIQVPHRAAPASRMVARSYATKQSGSAAQFYKTFTRPIGKVLVLAVFTYQVAYWTWLKLEADEHREETDATIAALENTVDEYKKTKEGKKET, from the exons ATGAATCCGTCTTCGGCGCTGAGGGTCTTGCGCCAGAGATGCCCATCCGCGATTCAAGTCCCGCATagggcagctccagcttctcggATGGTTGCGAGAAGTTATGCCACTAAGCAATCTGGTTCAGca GCTCAGTTCTACAAAACCTTCACCCGCCCTATAGGCAAggtcctcgtcctcgccgTCTTCACATACCAGGTCGCATACTGGACATGGCTGAAGCTCGAAGCCGATGAGCATCGCGAAGAAACCGACG CCACGATTGCTGCGCTCGAAAACACCGTGGACGAATacaaaaagacaaaggaggggaaaaaagagacataG
- a CDS encoding uncharacterized protein (TransMembrane:1 (n10-28c35/36o612-631i)) — protein MQLSPLGSRLAASLAGLLVVLILYILLFAPSAAFALELVAPSASDLTRPAELLQLGAESQYDYEPEFALFDRGILGRAPAVATPLVNNVPIPLNLQPGASACFVVDKNVILSGHPSTGTSSSKLELKRDADLQGRRDDDDNSPSSSQGSGGPPRVLYLSANTCLQPHSASNSTSVPPQLRIYVSTSSKDGCPDVTKPPAGVQSKAFEQGAIMYSLNATDDVYVTIAAPNVTKDFQGLYNFGIAASVDDYYYQYSDIDGQLLWMDSDATSALLQTAPLTGNVQQISSVMEAGPQYEMYVQGNKAPILNGLMRSACGLNNAAQIASKRLDNGQWNNNELVRSKIYDKGPGGWPRQQFYFEGLNPSSSYSGILVIPGNKTASSTTQRSGVVGGGGTVFPPTSFDTSAGTNCNLITDLDFCDDVQWAAPGNNKYNNTELGNLYDNYAKTMYGYFLNVMMQIPCEAPSTQRYSLAANCGNCTVAYKQWLCAVAIPRCEDFSTGSNYTIPRNVAQAFPNGTFLPDALRQQLMQTPAFNSSRTTFIDEVIAPGPYKEILPCADLCYGVVQGCPAAIGFGCPLSDQRGFNLSYGLRDPDGKAVTCNYPGEPRTIVNSAGAIAPSMVFLISFVGLGSSLLL, from the exons ATGCAACTGAGTCCACTGGGATCGCGACTTGCGGCCTCGCTCGCAGGGCTGCTTGTTGTTTTGATCTTGTATATACTCCTTTTCGCGCCCAGCGCAGCATTTGCGCTGGAGCTTGTGGCGCCCTCTGCCTCCGACCTGACAAGGCCAGCAGAGCTTCTACAGCTGGGTGCTGAGTCGCAATACGACTATGAGCCTGAATTCGCTCTATTCGATCGAGGAATTCTAGGGCGAGCGCCTGCGGTTGCGACGCCTCTGGTAAACAATGTGCCAATTCCGCTGAATCTTCAGCCAGGCGCATCTGCCTGTTTTGTGGTGGACAAGAACGTTATCTTGAGTGGCCATCCAAGCACGGGAACTTCGAGCTCCAAATTAGAACTGAAGAGGGATGCGGATTTACAAGGGCGtcgtgatgatgacgacaaTTCACCAAGCAGCAGTCAAGGCAGTGGTGGCCCCCCAAGGGTGCTCTACCTGTCAGCAAATACCTGTCTTCAGCCACATAGTGCTTCAAATTCGACATCGGTACCCCCGCAGCTTCGCATCTATGTTTCTACTTCTAGCAAAGACGGATGTCCTGATGTGACCAAGCCCCCCGCTGGAGTTCAATCAAAGGCATTTGAGCAAGGCGCTATCATGTACAGCTTAAACGCAACAGATGATGTATATGTGACTATTGCGGCCCCAAACGTCACAAAGGATTTCCAGGGTCTTTACAATTTTGGGATTGCGGCATCGGTTGATGATTACTACTATCAATATAGCGATATAGACGGGCAGCTGCTGTGGATGGACAGCGATGCAACTTCGGCCCTGCTACAGACGGCGCCCTTGACGGGCAACGTGCAACAAATTTCATCCGTCATGGAGGCCGGCCCACAGTATGAAATGTACGTCCAGGGGAATAAAGCGCCGATTCTCAATGGGCTTATGCGCTCAGCTTGTGGGTTGAATAACGCTGCTCAAATCGCGTCAAAAAGACTGGATAATGGACAGTGGAACAACAATGAACTGGTTCGAAGTAAAATATACGACAAAGGCCCGGGTGGCTGGCCAAGACAACAGTTTTATTTTGAAGGACTCAACCCTAGTTCGTCTTACTCTGGAATCTTGGTGATACCAGGAAACAAAACAGCCAGCTCAACGACACAAAGGTCGGGTGTGGTTGGGGGCGGCGGCACTGTCTTTCCGCCCACTTCCTTTGACACTTCAGCAG GGACAAACTGCAATCTCATCACTGATCTGGACTTTTGCGACGACGTACAGTGGGCAGCCCCCGGCAATAACAAGTATAACAACACAGAACTGGGCAATCTCTACGATAATTATGCAAAAACGATGTATGGCTACTTCTTAAATGTCATGATGCAAATTCCATGCGAAGCACCGTCTACGCAACGGTATTCACTGGCGGCCAACTGTGGCAATTGTACGGTTGCATACAAACAATGGCTTTGTGCTGTGGCTATACCACGTTGCGAAGATTTCTCAACTGGGAGCAACTATACAATTCCTCGAAACGTGGCTCAAGCCTTCCCCAACGGTACCTTCCTCCCGGACGCGCTGAGGCAGCAGCTTATGCAGACACCGGCGTTCAACTCGTCTCGGACCACCTTTATAGATGAAGTGATTGCGCCGGGCCCCTACAAGGAGATCTTGCCTTGTGCCGATCTTTGTTATGGGGTTGTTCAGGGTTGCCCGGCGGCCATCGGCTTTGGATGCCCCCTGTCGGATCAACGTGGATTCAATTTGAGCTACGGTTTACGTGACCCTGACGGCAAAGCAGTAACCTGCAATTATCCAGGGGAGCCTAGGACTATTGTCAATTCAGCAGGAGCAATTGCGCCTAGTATGGTGTTCCTCATCAGTTTTGTTGGTCTCGGCTCAAGCCTGTTGCTATGA
- the YOP1 gene encoding ER membrane protein DP1/Yop1 (TransMembrane:4 (i37-57o63-81i88-107o113-130i)~BUSCO:EOG092D45Q9): MASAQAKAQDYLSVIDKELSKYPALNNLEKQIGVPKAYAVIGVAALYFFLIIFNIGGQLLTNFAGFVVPGYYSLGALFSHSKEDDTQWLTYWVVFAFFTVAEGFFSIVYWFPFYFVFKFIFLLWLALPTFRGAEIVFRSFIVPTLGRYFQGPGTSAGLRSKTDAFDKTQ, translated from the exons ATGGCGTCCGCCCAGGCAAAGGCCCAGGATTACCTGAGCGTCATTGACAAGGAG CTCTCCAAATACCCCGCCCTTAACAACCTCGAGAAGCAGATTGGTGTTCCCAAGGCCTATGCCGTCATCGGTGTTGCCGCTCTCTACTTCTTCCtgatcatcttcaacatTGGTGGCCAGCTCCTCACAAACTTTGCCGGTTTTGTGGTTCCTGGCTACTACTCTCTGGGCGCCCTGTTCTCCCACTCCAAGGAGGACGACACCCAGTGGCTGACC TACTGGGTTGttttcgccttcttcaccgTCGCTGAGGGCTTCTTCAGCATTGTTTACTGGTTCCCCTTCTACTTTGTCTTCAAGTTCATTTTcctgctgtggctggctcTGCCTACCTTCCG TGGCGCTGAGATCGTTTTCCGATCCTTCATTGTCCCTACCCTCGGCCGATACTTCCAGGGCCCCGGCACTTCTGCTGGTCTCCGCTCCAAGACTGACGCCTTTGACAAGACTCAGTAA
- a CDS encoding uncharacterized protein (TransMembrane:1 (i127-146o)), translated as MLAVQILPPLHDITCSCCYCCVIAAAPLPQIARRELEFHLISAQACLPNTSTVCYFAFCLVLPSLGFLAQLGSPASVRLFSPLVGLATENQTTTTAAGKDDSAPTTRRAHRENCSCRPCASRSHQPFSFVQFLLFFFLLASGRGGIRPVRVSDHSQCLLSSDFLSSNFNPANSTTTTLMMEQDNSATRAAAKARKRPLSRASTTSIHSAATQPNLDQTAFAEASALYTNQWIPSEHHNHPKDMAATPQMSPEDMILQAATHMQSSNHDFSMDGSMGAPMSHHMQYQQHHSIARHPLPAEQYNAGASFTEGDSQMLDREENEDGDSMNGTAGTIKAGTRSSANNELEMRHLFNANRHRNLQEVARELHGNERGPNSERTRQVFAMLWINSVCSKGKGSVPRGRVYANYASRCATERITVLNPASFGKLVRVLFPGLKTRRLGVRGESKYHYVNFSLIEDQPEVQEPQPQPPRAVSEAKGLPQTFSAPAQPGNSVASDALPSPQTATQPQIQMPPAKSSSRSHSVYNQPDLSNFDNVNSTSNKTHLELAFPPLDETAFEQSEPIALPPIESYLPHGTDPDAAKSLSALYRSHCTSLVECIRYCREKTFFHLYTSFQGTLTMPVQKLFGNPALAPWIEGCDIALYQRMMRIVSGLTLQVVPKPVLDTLRSISERLVPHIRDSFQGQPQHVIAAKESPAAIFAGLLDRALRVNLTAHAAANMLSNPANRDQMYIDWITMIRARKIAESVPTRGMDDVVNLLVTEIRDLLDPASVPWEVECLTIYGDVATRSGRQPDGDSGSDTSGQNVLDRWVNFLQSLPGKFPYASHADIVWCVERVGTAVMRDLTLAQGKSFGSWWVTKTWVDEMTCFLAEQGGFMKQGAKTPTPAAEPQSQASSKPTSRQASRYSSGSDDASLAHVSHTQPGRAPFPPPSSTNPAPMATDSHDDSGIGIRTPEEDFPMDKFTFAGTENQGLELATGAGL; from the exons ATGTTGGCAGTCCAGATCCTCCCACCTTTGCATGACATAACATGCtcttgttgttattgttgtgttattgctgctgccccGCTTCCTCAAATCGCCCGCCGGGAGCTGGAATTCCACCTAATTAGTGCGCAAGCCTGCTTACCTAACACCAGCACAGTTTGttattttgccttttgtTTAGTTTTGCCTAGTTTGGGTTTTCTTGCCCAGTTGGGGTCACCTGCGTCTGTccgtctcttttctcctctcgttGGCCTCGCAACAGAAAATCAAACCACAACAACAGCTGCAGGTAAAGACGACTCGGCACCAACCACCAGGCGCGCGCATCGAGAGAATTGCTCGTGCAGGCCCTGTGCAAGTCGCTCGCATCAGCCCTTCTCATTTGTCCAATttctgcttttctttttcttgctcgcGTCTGGTCGCGGCGGGATCCGGCCTGTTCGTGTCTCCGACCACAGCCAATGTTTGTTGTCTAGCGACTTTTTGTCGTCAAACTTCAACCCTGCAAACTCTACAACGACAACTCTCATGATGGAGCAAG ACAATTCAGCGACGCGCGCTGCGGCCAAGGCTCGGAAGCGCCCTCTCTCCCGTGCCTCCACAACATCGATTCACAGCGCCGCTACCCAACCCAATCTGGACCAAACGGCTTTCGCAGAGGCGTCTGCTCTATACACCAACCAGTGGATTCCGAGCGAGCACCATAACCACCCGAAAGACATGGCCGCTACACCGCAAATGTCCCCTGAAGACATGATCCTGCAGGCGGCAACCCACATGCAATCATCGAACCACGACTTCTCCATGGACGGATCGATGGGTGCCCCCATGAGCCACCATATGCAgtatcagcagcaccacTCAATAGCGAGGCATCCCCTGCCTGCCGAACAATACAACGCGGGCGCGAGCTTCACCGAAGGCGACAGCCAGATGCTCGATCGCGAAGAAAACGAGGACGGCGACTCCATGAACGGAACTGCTGGCACCATCAAGGCAGGCACGAGATCTAGCGCCAACAATGAATTGGAAATGCGGCATCTTTTCAATGCAAACCGCCACCGCAATCTGCAAGAGGTGGCACGCGAGCTACATGGAAATGAGCGGGGGCCTAATTCAGAACGCACCCGCCAGGTATTTGCCATGTTATG GATCAATTCAGTTTGCTCCAAGGGAAAAGGCTCCGTCCCTCGCGGCCGGGTCTATGCCAACTACGCCTCGCGATGTGCTACTGAAAGGATCACGGTATTGAACCCAGCTAGCTTTGGAAAGCTAGTAAGAGTTCTTTTCCCTGGCCTCAAGACACGCCGTCTCGGCGTTCGAGGCGAATCAAAGTATCACTATGTCAATTTCTCTCTCATTGAGGATCAGCCAGAAGTGCAggagccgcagccgcagccgccgcgGGCGGTCTCAGAAGCCAAAGGACTTCCTCAAACTTTCAG CGCCCCAGCACAGCCTGGAAACAGCGTCGCCAGCGATGCTTTGCCTTCACCTCAAACAGCCACCCAGCCTCAAATCCAAATGCCGCCTGCCAAGTCATCGAGCAGATCTCACAGCGTTTACAACCAACCTGACCTTAGCAACTTTGATAACGTCAACTCTACATCCAATAAGACGCACCTGGAGCTAGCATTCCCGCCTCTAGATGAAACCGCTTTCGAACAATCTGAACCAATTGCGTTGCCTCCGATCGAATCCTATCTACCTCATGGAACCGACCCTGACGCTGCCAAATCATTATCCGCATTATACCGATCACACTGCACGTCCTTGGTGGAGTGTATCCGATACTGCAGAGAAAAGACGTTTTTCCACCTATACACATCATTCCAGGGCACGCTCACTATGCCAGTCCAAAAGCTCTTTGGGAACCCTGCTCTAGCTCCGTGGATCGAAGGGTGCGACATTGCCTTGTATCAACGAATGATGCGAATTGTCTCTGGTTTGACGCTTCAAGTTGTCCCCAAGCCCGTTCTTGATACCCTTCGCAGCATTTCCGAGAGGCTGGTGCCTCATATCCGAGATTCGTTTCAGGGCCAGCCCCAGCATGTTATTGCGGCTAAAGAGTCACCAGCAGCTATTTTCGCAGGTCTGCTGGACCGCGCGCTGCGAGTCAATCTGACTGCGCATGCCGCAGCCAACATGCTCTCGAACCCGGCCAATCGTGATCAGATGTATATCGACTGGATTACCATGATCCGTGCTCGCAAGATTGCTGAGAGCGTCCCGACACGTGGGATGGACGACGTAGTGAACCTGCTCGTGACGGAGATCAGAGACTTGCTAGACCCAGCGAGTGTTCCGTGGGAAGTGGAATGTCTGACGATTTATGGAGATGTAGCCACCCGCAGCGGTCGACAGCCGGATGGGGATAGCGGTAGCGACACGTCAGGCCAGAATGTCCTAGACAGATGGGTCAATTTCCTCCAGAGCCTGCCGGGAAAATTCCCTTACGCATCCCATGCAGATATTGTGTGGTGCGTTGAAAGGGTCGGAACCGCCGTCATGAGAGATCTCACACTGGCCCAAGGTAAGAGCTTTGGGTCTTGGTGGGTTACAAAGACGTGGGTGGATGAAATGACTTGCTTTTTGGCCGAGCAGGGTGGATTCATGAAGCAGGGTGCCAAGACACCCACACCAGCGGCGGAACCTCAGTCTCAGGCATCTAGCAAGCCCACGAGCAGGCAGGCCTCCCGGTACAGCAGTGGGAGTGACGATGCGAGTCTAGCCCACGTATCGCACACCCAGCCCGGGCGAGCACCATTTCCTCCACCAAGCAGTACAAACCCTGCCCCGATGGCTACTGATTCCCATGATGATAGCGGCATTGGCATCCGGACTCCTGAGGAAGATTTTCCCATGGATAAGTTCACCTTTGCAGGAACAGAAAACCAagggctggagctggccaCAGGCGCTGGTTTATAG
- a CDS encoding uncharacterized protein (BUSCO:EOG092D338V) codes for MALSPVVTTTSSAQNQNTENFQTLRAVSSPLKALASGSGQTSSNGTPKPALAPAPTGQTLAPTLDLAEQMNEEEKRKYVKGKKLGEGTYAVVFLGHLRSSPATRVAIKKIKVQKEYTEGMAPDAVRELKHLQELQHPNIISLLSVFSSKDQNLNLVLEYLPLGDLEMLIRDTDNVRYGAADIKAWMGMLTRAVWFCHENFVLHRDIKPNNLLIAADGEVKLADFGLARSFADPHRHMTSNVITRWYRPPELLFGARYYSGAVDVWSVGTVFAELILRAPYMPGNNELDQIKMICESIGTPTEDNWPGVTRLPEYTVPGQHPTRGRDWYEMRFGIVGTDGVDLLMKTLSLNPQKRITAREMLQHRWWHSEPKPTRKDDLPRKDESAGEDKMGMDLKRRPGMVADEDRGAKVARKLDFGQR; via the coding sequence atggCGCTCTCCCCCGTCGTCACGACCACCTCCTCTGCTCAGAATCAAAACACCGAGAATTTCCAAACACTAAGAGCCGTCTCTTCACCTCTCAAGGCCCTCGCTTCCGGCTCAGGCCAGACTTCATCCAATGGCACGCCCAAACCTGCCCTCGCACCCGCGCCAACCGGCCAAACTCTCGCGCCAACCCTCGACCTCGCCGAGCAGATGAACGAGGAGGAAAAGCGCAAATACGTCAAAGGCAAGAAGCTCGGTGAAGGTACCTACGCCGTCGTCTTCCTTGGCCACCTCCGCTCCAGCCCCGCGACCCGCGTCGCCATCAAGAAGATCAAGGTCCAGAAGGAATACACAGAGGGCATGGCTCCCGACGCGGTCCGCGAACTCAAGCACCTCCAGGAGCTCCAACACCCAAACATCATATCTCTCctctccgtcttctcctcAAAGGACCAGAACCTCAACCTGGTGCTCGAATACCTCCCGCTCGGCGATCTCGAAATGCTCATCCGCGACACCGACAATGTCCGCTACGGTGCCGCCGACATCAAGGCCTGGATGGGCATGCTCACCCGCGCCGTCTGGTTCTGCCACGAGAACTTTGTCCTGCATCGCGATATCAAACCAAACAACTTGCTCATCGCCGCCGACGGTGAGGTCAAGCTTGCTGATTTCGGTCTTGCACGCAGCTTCGCCGACCCCCATCGCCACATGACATCCAACGTCATCACCCGCTGGTACCGACCCCCAGAACTGCTCTTCGGCGCCCGATACTACAGCGGCGCAGTGGACGTCTGGTCCGTCGGAACCGTCTTTGCAGAGCTCATCCTGCGTGCTCCGTACATGCCCGGCAATAACGAGCTCGACCAGATCAAAATGATTTGCGAATCCATCGGCACCCCCACAGAAGACAACTGGCCCGGCGTCACCCGACTACCAGAGTACACCGTGCCAGGCCAGCACCCCACACGAGGAAGGGACTGGTACGAGATGCGCTTCGGCATCGTGGGCACCGACGGTGTCGATCTGCTCATGAAGACGCTGTCCCTGAACCCGCAGAAGCGCATCACCGCGCGGGAGATGCTCCAGCACCGCTGGTGGCACTCTGAGCCCAAGCCCACACGCAAGGATGACCTTCCGCGCAAAGACGAAAGCGCTGGAGAAGACAAGATGGGAATGGATTTGAAGCGCCGACCTGGAATGGTAGCTGACGAGGATAGAGGTGCCAAAGTAGCCCGCAAATTGGACTTTGGACAGCGGTAG